Proteins encoded within one genomic window of Ovis aries strain OAR_USU_Benz2616 breed Rambouillet chromosome 1, ARS-UI_Ramb_v3.0, whole genome shotgun sequence:
- the PDZK1IP1 gene encoding PDZK1-interacting protein 1 codes for MSALSLVVLSLLTAMPPASCQQAPGNLQPWMQGLIAVAVFLVLVAIAFAVNHFWCQEEPAPINTVMTIGNTADRILVGTDGKYSSMAASFRSSEHENAYENIPEEEGKVHSTPM; via the exons ATGTCAGCCCTCAGCCTGGTCGTCCTGAGCCTGCTCACGGCAATGCCACCCGCCAGCTGTCAACAAG CCCCGGGGAACCTGCAGCCCTGGATGCAAGGCCTTATCGCTGTGGCTGTGTTCCTGGTCCTTGTCGCAATCGCCTTTGCTGTTAACCACTTCTGGTGCCAGGAAGAGCC GGCGCCTATAAACACGGTCATGACCATTGGAAACACAGCTGACAGGATCCTGGTGGGAACAGACGGCAAGTACTCCTCAATGGCAGCAAGCTTCAG GTCCAGTGAGCACGAGAATGCCTACGAGAACATCCCAGAGGAGGAGGGCAAGGTCCACAGCACCCCAATGTGA